In Microbacterium enclense, the DNA window CGGGGGCCTGGAGCTCGAGGGCACGGCGACCCTCGGTCGCGATCTCGCCGAGACCGTCGATCGGGTTGCCCAGCGGGTCGACCACGCGACCCAGGTAACCGTCGCCCACGCCGACCGAGAGCACCTCGCCCGTACGGGTGACGCTCTGGCCTTCTTCGATGCCGGCGAAGTCACCGAGGACGACGACACCGACCTCGTTCTCGTCGAGGTTCTGGGCGAGGCCCAGCGTGCCGTCCGCGAAGCGGATGAGCTCGTTGGCCATGACGCCGGGAAGGCCCTCGACGTGTGCGATGCCGTCGGCCGCGTCGACGACGGCGCCGACCTCGGTCGCCGCAGCGCCGGTGGGCTCGTAGGCGGTGACGAAGTCTTTCAGCGCGTCACGAATGACGTCGGGGCTGATAGAGAGATCTGCCATTGTCTTCCTTCGTTCGTGGGGCTCACGGCCCCCAGATCCACGCCCGCTCGGGCGGAAAGTCTTAGCCTGCGATCCGCTGGCGGAGGTCAGCGAGACGTGCGGACACGCTCGCGTCGATGACGTCGTCCGCGACCTGCACGCGCAGTCCGCCGACCACCGTCGGGTCGATGACGGTGTTCAGCGTGACCGCTGATCCGTACCGTGCGCTGAGCGCGTTCTGCAGACGCGTCTGCTGCTCTGCGCTCAGGGGGGCGGCCGCGGAGACGGTCGCGACGATCCGGGCCCGCTGGTCGGCGACGATGCTCTCGGCGCGACGCAGAAGGGCGCGAACCCGACGGCCCCGGGCGTTCTGCACCAGCGACGACACGATGAGTGCCGTTCCGGCGCTCACGCGGCCATCGAGCAGCTTCGAGACGAGGGCGCCCTTGGCGGAGGCGTCTCCGAGGCGACCGCCGAGGGCGAGCTCGAGCTCGCCGTTGGCGGCGACAGTCCGCGAGAACGAGAACAACTCGGGCTCGATGTCGGCCGACTCGGCGACGGCGGTGGCGCGCACCGCGAGCTCCTCGAGACCTTCGATGAACTCCGAGGAGTTCGACCACCGCTGCTGGGCCGCGCTGTTGAGCAGCGCCACCGTGGCGGGGCGGTAGGAGGAACCGAAGACGGCCGAGACCAACCCCGCACGCGCGGCGGCCGGCGCCGAGGAGTCGGACAGCGCGCCGCTCAGCTGCGACGATCCGCTCACGGCACCGACGGCCGCGAACAGTTCGCGCGCGACGTCGAGATCGACGCCCGAGGTGGAGGCCAGGGCCTCCGCGGTCGCGGTCCGCGCCTGAGTGGTCGCGCTGCCCATTACTTGGCCGCCTTCTCGGATGCCTCGAGCTCGGCAAGGAAGCGGTCGACCACGGCGTTCGCACGCGCG includes these proteins:
- a CDS encoding F0F1 ATP synthase subunit delta; protein product: MGSATTQARTATAEALASTSGVDLDVARELFAAVGAVSGSSQLSGALSDSSAPAAARAGLVSAVFGSSYRPATVALLNSAAQQRWSNSSEFIEGLEELAVRATAVAESADIEPELFSFSRTVAANGELELALGGRLGDASAKGALVSKLLDGRVSAGTALIVSSLVQNARGRRVRALLRRAESIVADQRARIVATVSAAAPLSAEQQTRLQNALSARYGSAVTLNTVIDPTVVGGLRVQVADDVIDASVSARLADLRQRIAG